From Campylobacter concisus, a single genomic window includes:
- a CDS encoding KpsF/GutQ family sugar-phosphate isomerase, with product MQTINQIAAEVLKIEANELLRHAKSVEIEDAVNLIFNTKGKVIVTGVGKSGHVGAKIAATLASTGTPSFFLHPTEAMHGDLGMIEKDDVLLAISFSGESDELIKILPHVKRFGVKTVAMARSKTSSLGKFSDAFIGIDVEKEACPLNAAPTASTTLTLALGDALAVCLMQRRGFKKEDFANFHPGGSLGKRLFLKVKDVMRSENLPIVRWNASLKSAIDTMTHGKLGTVLIVNKDGVLDAILSDGDLRRALMREDFDLDEPAMKFATLHPKEINDKEMLAVDALALIEKYKIQLLAVVENGVPAGVLHIHDLANLGL from the coding sequence ATGCAAACAATCAACCAAATCGCAGCCGAAGTTTTAAAGATAGAAGCAAACGAGCTTTTAAGACATGCTAAAAGCGTAGAGATAGAAGATGCTGTAAATTTGATATTTAATACAAAAGGCAAGGTCATAGTAACAGGCGTAGGCAAGAGCGGTCATGTAGGCGCAAAGATCGCCGCTACGCTTGCAAGTACTGGTACGCCAAGCTTTTTCTTGCATCCAACAGAGGCTATGCATGGTGACCTTGGTATGATAGAAAAGGATGATGTTTTGTTAGCCATTAGCTTTAGTGGCGAAAGCGATGAGCTTATCAAAATTTTACCTCACGTAAAGCGCTTTGGCGTAAAGACCGTCGCAATGGCAAGAAGTAAAACAAGCTCGCTTGGTAAATTTAGCGATGCATTTATTGGCATAGATGTAGAGAAAGAGGCCTGCCCACTAAATGCCGCTCCAACAGCATCAACTACACTAACGTTAGCTCTTGGCGATGCGTTGGCTGTTTGTTTGATGCAAAGGCGAGGCTTTAAAAAAGAGGACTTTGCAAATTTTCATCCAGGTGGCAGCCTTGGTAAGAGGCTATTTTTAAAGGTCAAAGATGTGATGAGAAGCGAAAATTTACCGATAGTTCGCTGGAATGCAAGCCTAAAAAGTGCAATCGATACTATGACACACGGTAAACTTGGCACGGTCCTAATCGTCAATAAAGATGGTGTATTAGATGCTATTTTAAGTGACGGCGATCTTAGACGTGCACTTATGCGAGAAGACTTTGATCTAGACGAGCCAGCGATGAAATTTGCAACATTGCATCCAAAAGAGATAAACGACAAGGAAATGTTAGCTGTGGATGCATTAGCCTTGATAGAAAAGTATAAAATTCAGCTTCTAGCCGTTGTAGAAAATGGCGTGCCCGCGGGCGTTTTACACATCCATGACCTTGCAAATTTAGGACTATAA
- a CDS encoding pseudouridine synthase, with translation MKKTRLNKFISHNTNYSRREADELIKAGKVSIAGRVVSDLATSVDEDDKVRINGRLIKLKKVFTVIVYHKQKGELVSKKDDRGRKTIYDTLDKKFAKFVSVGRLDYASEGLLLLTDAPAIATALMNSDLEREYYLKVKGEVTKEVIEAMTNGFFAKDATKGAHAKTTIKSMEFKPFLAYKVFGSSGGYTKLKVIINEGQNRELRRFFGYFDLEVMDLKRVSFGRVSLDMLKPGKWRYFENSEYEDLRDFLKVNNVRY, from the coding sequence ATGAAAAAAACAAGACTAAATAAATTTATCTCACATAACACAAACTACTCACGCCGTGAGGCAGATGAGCTGATAAAAGCTGGTAAGGTTAGCATAGCAGGACGAGTGGTTAGCGACCTTGCCACAAGCGTGGATGAAGATGATAAAGTGCGTATAAATGGTCGTTTGATAAAGCTAAAAAAGGTATTTACTGTTATCGTCTATCATAAACAAAAGGGTGAACTAGTTAGCAAAAAAGATGACCGCGGACGAAAGACGATCTATGACACGCTAGATAAGAAATTTGCAAAATTTGTTAGCGTAGGGCGCTTAGACTATGCAAGTGAGGGGCTACTTTTACTAACTGACGCTCCAGCAATCGCCACAGCTTTGATGAATAGCGACTTAGAGCGCGAATACTATCTAAAAGTAAAAGGCGAAGTGACAAAAGAGGTAATTGAGGCGATGACAAATGGCTTTTTTGCCAAGGACGCCACCAAAGGCGCTCACGCAAAAACCACTATAAAATCAATGGAATTTAAGCCATTTCTAGCCTATAAAGTCTTTGGCTCAAGCGGCGGCTATACAAAACTAAAGGTCATCATCAACGAGGGGCAAAACAGGGAGCTACGCCGCTTCTTTGGCTACTTTGACCTTGAAGTGATGGATCTAAAAAGGGTTAGTTTTGGGCGTGTTAGTCTTGATATGCTAAAGCCTGGCAAATGGCGCTACTTCGAAAATAGCGAATATGAAGACCTAAGAGACTTTTTAAAAGTTAATAACGTTAGATACTAA
- a CDS encoding ABC transporter ATP-binding protein, which translates to MINIRGVSLVYNQNKQNEFCALKNINLDINDGELVILKGISGSGKSTLLSLIALLQKPTSGEILIDGTNIAKLPDAFCSELRHKRLGLVFQNFNLIEGLSVYENLLAPFALTNFKANVRDEMIKKALSLANIAHKKDENVSNLSGGERQRCAVARALSMDADIILADEPTANLDRQNACAFLGLLESFKALKKSVIVATHDSIFDELSATDRVVSLQNGEIV; encoded by the coding sequence ATGATAAATATAAGAGGTGTTAGCCTAGTTTATAACCAAAACAAACAAAATGAGTTTTGTGCTTTAAAAAATATAAATTTAGATATTAATGACGGCGAGCTAGTGATACTAAAAGGCATTAGTGGAAGCGGTAAAAGCACCTTGCTTTCGCTTATCGCCCTACTTCAAAAGCCAACTAGTGGAGAAATTTTGATAGATGGCACTAACATCGCAAAACTGCCTGATGCCTTTTGCTCTGAGCTTAGACACAAAAGGCTTGGACTTGTCTTTCAAAATTTTAACCTCATTGAGGGGTTAAGTGTATATGAAAATTTACTAGCTCCATTTGCTCTAACAAATTTCAAGGCAAATGTGCGAGACGAGATGATAAAAAAGGCTCTAAGCCTCGCAAATATCGCTCATAAAAAAGATGAGAACGTATCAAATTTAAGTGGTGGTGAGCGTCAAAGATGTGCGGTAGCTAGGGCTTTATCTATGGATGCTGACATCATCTTGGCTGATGAGCCAACGGCAAATTTAGATAGACAAAATGCATGTGCATTTTTAGGCTTGCTAGAGTCTTTTAAAGCTCTAAAAAAAAGTGTTATTGTCGCTACTCACGATAGCATTTTTGATGAGCTAAGTGCAACAGATAGGGTTGTCAGCTTACAAAATGGAGAGATAGTATGA
- a CDS encoding ABC transporter permease, producing MIGKNFINYAVVLLFKDRKDHLFSFCLFALIIFVLSSVLFISGSIQHDLINLVKDRSSIVVSAFRAGKNDLMHPGYIYDISKIDGVSDVRGVVDGEYYFVQKRVWFHLYEDDSLKEDEMIVGEGVKAAMNELYYDESFNFLTEERMIPVKILKTMPAQSGLISNNAIFLHPNTLRAILNLKDEEYTKLYVEVPNTDEISEVALKIENLYPNSFALSIEDEVAKVRHLYYYKGGIFMSIYVSVMLIFFVLLKNQISLAYGSKKREIAILRSIGFCIKDIIFLKFIQNFIVSVSAFLLGVMLAYLFVFVFNAPLLKGIFLGDELLNFTNFTPILEFDKLFLIFVFGVIPFLAFVLIPSWRVASSDINEGLK from the coding sequence ATGATAGGTAAAAATTTTATAAACTATGCTGTGGTTCTACTTTTTAAAGATAGGAAGGATCACCTTTTTAGCTTTTGCCTCTTTGCACTCATTATTTTTGTGCTAAGCTCGGTACTTTTCATCTCTGGATCGATCCAGCATGATCTTATAAATTTAGTAAAAGATAGATCAAGTATCGTAGTGAGCGCATTTCGTGCTGGCAAAAATGATCTCATGCACCCTGGCTATATCTACGACATCTCGAAGATCGATGGAGTAAGTGATGTAAGGGGCGTAGTTGATGGGGAGTACTACTTCGTTCAAAAGCGCGTCTGGTTTCATCTATATGAAGATGATAGCTTAAAAGAGGATGAGATGATCGTAGGAGAAGGTGTAAAGGCAGCGATGAATGAGCTTTACTACGATGAGAGCTTTAATTTTCTAACTGAAGAGCGCATGATACCAGTAAAGATATTAAAGACCATGCCGGCACAAAGTGGTTTAATCTCAAATAACGCTATATTTTTGCATCCAAATACGCTAAGGGCTATCTTAAATTTAAAAGATGAAGAGTATACAAAGCTCTATGTTGAGGTGCCAAACACCGATGAAATCAGTGAAGTAGCTTTAAAGATAGAGAATTTATACCCAAATTCTTTCGCCCTTAGTATAGAAGATGAGGTGGCTAAGGTTAGGCACCTTTACTATTATAAGGGTGGAATTTTTATGAGCATTTACGTTAGTGTTATGCTTATATTCTTTGTCTTGCTTAAAAACCAAATTTCACTCGCCTATGGTAGTAAAAAGCGTGAAATAGCTATTTTAAGAAGCATTGGTTTTTGTATAAAAGATATTATATTTTTAAAATTTATACAAAATTTCATCGTGAGCGTTAGTGCTTTTTTACTCGGTGTTATGCTGGCTTATCTTTTTGTTTTTGTATTTAACGCTCCGCTTTTAAAAGGGATATTTTTAGGTGATGAGCTTTTAAATTTTACAAATTTCACGCCTATTTTAGAGTTTGACAAGCTCTTTTTGATCTTTGTTTTTGGTGTGATACCATTTTTGGCGTTTGTACTCATACCTTCATGGAGAGTAGCAAGTAGTGACATAAATGAGGGGCTAAAATGA
- a CDS encoding nitrous oxide reductase accessory protein NosL, with translation MILRSILSSALLATILFSASTNEQAVKMKPMFQSVDPSKATLVGNGEGKEYCAVCGMNLVKFYKTNHVYNGKQVASLHCLYELTEGKIPSDAQVVDTKNLNLIDVNKAFYVVGSSVKGTMTRNSKYAFSTEADAKEFQAENGGEIMNFAKAYEIAGQDFAGDNKMIKAKREDGVYAHGKEFYEANCDKTDPKSFKAISELKAHLKKVCDAKEASKAQEYDKHLQAAALYLWDAPANVGASNQASKAKQEIKKPERIVVPKGARCAVCGMLVKNSPWATLIKADGKDYYFDGVKDMAQFYFVDGKMKDAYVSDYYTLEKLDAKDAFYVHGSNVYGPMGDEFIPFKDEAKAESFLKDHAGKGVIRFDEIKNFIGK, from the coding sequence ATGATTTTACGTTCTATCTTGAGTTCAGCACTACTAGCAACCATACTTTTTAGTGCTTCTACAAATGAACAAGCCGTCAAAATGAAACCGATGTTTCAAAGCGTGGATCCTAGCAAGGCTACACTAGTAGGAAATGGCGAGGGCAAGGAGTACTGCGCCGTTTGTGGAATGAATTTGGTTAAATTTTATAAGACTAATCACGTATATAACGGCAAGCAAGTAGCATCACTTCACTGCTTATACGAGCTAACAGAAGGTAAGATCCCAAGCGACGCGCAGGTCGTCGATACTAAAAATCTAAATTTAATCGATGTAAATAAAGCTTTTTATGTCGTTGGTAGTAGTGTTAAAGGCACAATGACTAGAAATAGCAAATACGCCTTTTCAACCGAGGCTGACGCAAAAGAATTTCAAGCAGAAAATGGCGGTGAGATAATGAATTTTGCTAAAGCTTACGAGATCGCTGGACAAGACTTCGCAGGCGACAATAAGATGATCAAAGCTAAGCGTGAGGACGGCGTTTACGCGCATGGTAAGGAATTTTACGAGGCAAACTGCGACAAAACTGATCCAAAAAGCTTTAAGGCTATCTCTGAGCTAAAAGCTCATCTCAAAAAAGTATGCGACGCAAAAGAGGCCAGCAAAGCCCAAGAGTACGACAAGCACTTGCAAGCCGCTGCTCTTTATCTATGGGATGCTCCGGCAAATGTAGGCGCTAGCAACCAAGCTTCAAAAGCTAAACAAGAAATAAAAAAACCTGAGAGAATAGTCGTACCAAAAGGTGCAAGATGTGCGGTATGTGGCATGCTTGTCAAAAATTCTCCATGGGCAACACTCATCAAAGCAGATGGCAAGGATTATTATTTTGATGGTGTAAAGGATATGGCACAATTTTACTTTGTGGATGGCAAAATGAAAGATGCTTATGTGAGTGATTATTACACGCTAGAAAAGCTTGATGCAAAAGATGCGTTTTATGTTCACGGTTCAAACGTTTATGGACCAATGGGTGATGAGTTTATCCCATTTAAAGATGAAGCAAAGGCAGAGAGCTTTTTAAAAGATCATGCTGGCAAAGGTGTCATAAGATTTGACGAGATAAAGAACTTTATCGGTAAATAG
- a CDS encoding SEL1-like repeat protein — protein sequence MKKSLVLLFACLGLLNAGYIKEALSAKDDHNKLAQIYEDACDKEKKASGCYNLAVLYSRGDGNVKKDEAKAAMLYEKACDQNFSMACSNLGYVYEKGKGVEKDLAKAVKFYEKACSDNEGCTELGLLYANGTGVTKDIKKAKELYEKACKAGDGIGCSNLGYLYAQGEGVEKDYAKAKVNYEMACANEAGIGCDNLGFLYVYAQGVDQNLTKATKLYEQACIYGYEKGCNNYAIMLAEGKGVKEDVEKAREIFTRSCKNGLKEACENLEILGKH from the coding sequence ATGAAAAAGAGTTTAGTTTTATTGTTTGCTTGTTTGGGACTATTGAATGCTGGCTATATCAAAGAGGCTTTAAGCGCAAAAGACGATCACAATAAGCTAGCACAAATTTATGAAGATGCTTGTGATAAAGAGAAAAAGGCATCAGGCTGCTACAATCTAGCTGTGCTTTACAGCAGAGGTGATGGCAATGTCAAAAAGGACGAAGCAAAGGCAGCAATGCTTTATGAAAAAGCTTGTGATCAAAACTTCTCTATGGCTTGCAGCAACCTTGGCTACGTCTATGAAAAAGGCAAAGGTGTGGAAAAAGACCTAGCAAAAGCAGTTAAATTTTATGAAAAAGCATGTAGCGACAACGAGGGTTGCACGGAGCTTGGCTTGCTTTATGCAAATGGCACCGGCGTGACAAAGGATATTAAAAAGGCAAAAGAGCTTTATGAAAAGGCTTGCAAAGCAGGGGACGGCATAGGATGTAGTAACCTTGGCTATCTATACGCGCAGGGTGAAGGTGTCGAGAAAGACTATGCAAAAGCCAAAGTAAACTACGAAATGGCTTGCGCAAACGAAGCTGGCATAGGGTGTGATAATCTTGGCTTTTTATATGTATATGCACAAGGCGTTGATCAAAACCTCACAAAAGCCACAAAACTTTATGAGCAAGCGTGTATATATGGATATGAAAAGGGCTGCAATAATTACGCTATCATGCTAGCTGAAGGTAAAGGCGTAAAAGAAGACGTGGAGAAAGCACGTGAAATTTTTACTAGAAGCTGCAAAAATGGCTTAAAAGAAGCGTGCGAGAATTTAGAAATTTTAGGAAAGCATTGA
- the ccsA gene encoding cytochrome c biogenesis protein produces MRILNIYRLSLILLFILAFGAGLATFLENFYDTQTARVLVYEALWYECVMFACTICLAISIVKTKMYKKFGAFLIHLAFIVIFIGATLTRYFGEEGVIHLRALQSSNVMQSVKPYLRVETLGENFSYPLKLSLFGENDFEFKNFIDGKEFIINLLGYKKDEKNAPATLSLEISFNGEKKSIKLKGGAGYELEPSVLSFGGQEAKFYFSSKALNLPFSLKLDEFILERYVGLNSPSSYTSKVSIAGGKYDISLNNPLTIEGYKIFQSSYDPDELGSAFEISRDPGKIPTYIGYFLLCVGFLANLFSKKSRFFRLLNFIKGSQIAFLAILLLNATPNFANENNKNLEAHASKFAKILTQADSRIAPAGSYSRAVISKISTKTTLFGLSSEELMLSFAISPKEWMDKKIVKITSKRVGELLGVSEKFASFNDVFNENGEYKLAKFVEAANEKSASKRDKFDNDVIKFDERLNVLYLALKGEILKFIPAKNGDKLTWLGVNEAFGSSEISSELKSVLGAYIENLSLCVKNGECTGADKSLEKISSYQRSTLGSLAPSEAKVELEVLYNQMEIFKFLIYFYMILGLVSLALGFYRLFSGKKFRFEKALSLAFYFGFAVHLLNLALRAYISGHAPWSDAYESLVYISLASVLAGVLFFKHQSFALGAASLFASVSLLVAHLNFINPQITNLVPVLKSFWLSVHVSVITASYGFLGFSFVLGLLGLLLMAIKNQKNEQKLSEQIRYLAATNELSLIIGLSLLTIGNFLGGVWANESWGRYWGWDSKESWSYITIIIYAIVLHLRFIPRLKNIFTFLVASVLSFGSVIFTYFGVNFYLSGLHSYANGDGFSVSNLLYLLLMLLALLIAFAYRGKDIKEI; encoded by the coding sequence CACAAACGGCCAGAGTGCTTGTTTACGAAGCGCTTTGGTACGAGTGTGTTATGTTTGCTTGCACTATTTGTTTAGCTATTAGCATCGTAAAAACCAAGATGTATAAAAAATTTGGCGCATTTTTGATACATCTTGCTTTTATCGTTATCTTCATCGGGGCTACGCTTACAAGGTATTTTGGCGAAGAGGGCGTTATACATCTTAGAGCTCTGCAAAGCTCAAATGTAATGCAAAGCGTCAAGCCTTATCTTAGGGTTGAAACGCTTGGAGAAAATTTTAGTTATCCACTAAAATTAAGCTTATTTGGTGAAAACGACTTTGAGTTTAAAAATTTTATAGACGGCAAGGAATTTATAATTAACTTGCTTGGATATAAAAAAGATGAGAAAAACGCTCCTGCTACGCTTAGTTTAGAGATAAGTTTTAACGGCGAAAAAAAGAGTATTAAACTAAAAGGCGGAGCTGGATATGAGCTGGAGCCTAGTGTGCTAAGTTTTGGTGGGCAAGAGGCGAAATTTTACTTTAGCTCAAAGGCCTTAAATTTACCATTTTCATTAAAGCTTGACGAGTTTATTTTAGAGCGATATGTGGGGCTAAATAGTCCATCATCTTATACAAGTAAAGTAAGTATCGCTGGCGGCAAGTACGACATCTCGCTAAATAATCCACTAACGATTGAAGGCTATAAAATTTTTCAGTCTTCATACGATCCTGATGAGCTTGGAAGCGCTTTTGAGATCAGCCGTGATCCTGGCAAAATCCCAACTTACATAGGATATTTTTTGCTTTGCGTTGGCTTTTTGGCAAATTTATTTAGCAAAAAGAGCCGATTTTTTAGGCTGCTAAATTTCATAAAAGGCTCTCAAATAGCATTTTTGGCTATTTTGCTTTTAAATGCTACTCCAAATTTTGCTAATGAAAATAATAAAAATTTAGAGGCACATGCAAGCAAATTTGCCAAAATTTTGACTCAAGCTGATAGCAGAATCGCTCCAGCTGGCTCTTACTCAAGAGCTGTGATAAGTAAAATTTCAACCAAAACTACGCTATTTGGGCTTAGCAGCGAGGAGCTAATGCTCTCTTTTGCCATCTCACCAAAAGAGTGGATGGATAAAAAGATAGTAAAGATCACGAGCAAGCGTGTGGGCGAGCTTCTTGGCGTTAGTGAGAAATTTGCTAGCTTTAATGACGTTTTTAACGAAAATGGCGAGTATAAGCTGGCTAAATTTGTAGAAGCTGCAAATGAAAAATCCGCCTCAAAAAGAGATAAATTTGATAATGACGTGATCAAATTTGATGAGAGACTAAATGTCTTATACCTTGCATTAAAGGGAGAAATTTTAAAATTTATCCCAGCTAAAAATGGTGATAAATTAACATGGCTAGGCGTAAATGAAGCCTTTGGCTCAAGTGAAATTTCAAGCGAGCTTAAAAGCGTTTTAGGCGCTTATATAGAAAATTTAAGCCTTTGTGTAAAAAATGGCGAGTGTACTGGGGCTGATAAGAGCTTGGAGAAAATTTCAAGCTATCAAAGAAGCACTCTAGGCTCCCTTGCGCCAAGCGAGGCAAAGGTGGAGCTTGAAGTGCTTTATAACCAAATGGAAATTTTTAAATTTCTTATATATTTTTACATGATCCTTGGGCTAGTTTCGCTCGCTCTTGGCTTTTATAGGCTATTTTCTGGAAAGAAATTTAGATTTGAAAAAGCGCTTAGCCTTGCATTTTATTTTGGCTTTGCGGTGCATTTGTTAAATTTAGCTCTTCGTGCTTATATCTCAGGGCATGCACCTTGGAGTGATGCCTATGAGAGCTTAGTGTATATCTCGCTTGCAAGTGTACTAGCTGGAGTTTTATTTTTTAAACATCAAAGCTTTGCTCTTGGAGCTGCTTCACTTTTTGCAAGTGTTAGTTTGCTTGTAGCTCATCTAAATTTTATAAATCCACAAATAACAAATCTAGTCCCAGTTTTAAAGTCATTTTGGCTTAGTGTGCATGTAAGTGTCATTACGGCAAGCTATGGCTTTTTAGGTTTTAGCTTTGTGCTCGGGCTTCTTGGGCTTCTTTTAATGGCTATAAAAAATCAAAAAAACGAGCAAAAGCTCAGCGAGCAGATAAGATACCTCGCCGCAACTAATGAGCTAAGCCTCATCATAGGACTTAGTTTGCTAACTATTGGAAATTTCCTTGGCGGCGTCTGGGCGAATGAGAGCTGGGGTAGATACTGGGGCTGGGATAGCAAAGAGAGCTGGTCGTACATTACGATAATTATTTATGCTATTGTGCTTCATTTAAGATTTATCCCAAGATTAAAAAATATTTTTACCTTTTTAGTAGCTAGCGTGCTCTCTTTTGGTTCAGTTATTTTTACCTATTTTGGTGTAAATTTCTATCTAAGCGGACTTCACTCATACGCAAATGGCGATGGATTTAGCGTTTCGAATTTGCTTTATTTGCTTTTAATGCTTTTAGCTTTGCTAATCGCCTTTGCTTATAGAGGTAAGGATATAAAAGAGATTTAG